Part of the Spiroplasma endosymbiont of Poecilobothrus nobilitatus genome is shown below.
TTTGGGTTTATCAAAATCAACGTATTATTATCAAAATAATAAATGTATTAACAAGCAAGTTAATAATTATGAACAAGAAATTATCAGTGCCTTTAATAAAAGTCGCAAAATTTATGGGGCTCGCAAAATTAAAGTTATTTTAAACAGAAAAGATATCATCTTATCGCGGCGAAAAATCAGATTCTTTATGATCAAAAATAATTTGGTTTCTAAATACACCAAATTAAAATATCATAATCATAAAACAACAGTCAATAATGACCAAATTAATAATATTTTAAATCGTCAATTTAACAACAAAAAACCTAATTAAGTTATTGTTAGTGATTTAACATATGTTCAAGTTGGCGCTAAATGACATTATATTTGTTTATTAATTGACTTGTTTAATCGTGAAATAATTGGTTATAGTGCTGGGCCGAATAAAACAGCCGAACTGGTCCAACAAGCTTTTCATAAAATAACACGACCATTAAATCAAATAACTCTATTTCATACTGATCGTGGTAATGAGTTTAAAAATAAAATCATTGATGAAATTTTAATAACTTTTAATATTAAAAGATCATTAAGCAATAAAGGCTACCCTTATGATAATGCTGTGGCTGAAACAACTTACAAAACTTTTAAAACTGAATTTATTAAGGGTAAAAAATTTAAAAATTTAACACAATTAAAATACGAACTTTTTGATTTTGTGCATTGATATAACAATATTCGAATTCATGGCAGTTTAAATTATTTATCTCCAGTTACTTTTAGAAAACAAATGTCTATATAAAAAGTGTCCTAAAAAGTGTTGCCATTCCAATCACGAAAAGAATCAAAACTAGCACGACATTTTTTGCATAAATATTTTTGTTTTCATTCAGGATTATGACCATTTTTAACACAATAAAAAGATTGACAATTAGGACATTTAATACCTTTATCCCTAAATTTTTGGTCAATTTCATTTAAGCGTTTTTGTTTTTTAATTAATTCTGCTTCTTTTTTGACTTTTTCATTAAATTATAAAAATTGATCATCTGTTAAACTATTTATTAATTCTTCAATTATTTTTCCCATTAATTATTAACCTCTTATATTAAAAATATACCTAATTTTAGGTATATTTTATAAATATCAAGAGTTTTCTACAAAATTAAAGAAGAAAGGTCACAAGTATGAAAAAAGGTCAAAAAAGAAAACTAAAATTATGACATAAAATTACAATTTGGGGAATCTTAAATGCTTATCCGTTATCATTTTATTAATTGCTGTGTTTGCTTTACCACAAACACCTTGACATTGTAGTTTATTCGCGTTTATCAATATTTTTGTTATATTATTAGCACAAGTAATTTATTATACTCGTCTTTATTTAAAACATAAAAAGAAAGCAACTAAAAATAAACTTATTAAATTGCAATAATTTTAAAAAACTAAAAAGAACACTTTATTCCTAAATAGCATTATTTAAATGGTAAAGTGTTCTTTTTTTATTTTTTGTTAGTTGTAAGATAAATTAAATGATATTTTCGTTTTCCACGACGAATAATCAAATATTTATCAAATAAAAACTTATCTTTTGCTACAAGTAAAGTTTCTTCTTTTACAATTTGCCCATTAATAGTAATTGCACCTTGTTCTAAAAACTCACGACCTTCACGTTTAGAAGAAACAATTTTTGCTTGTACTAATAAATCAAGCAGTGGTAAATTAAGGTTTGTTAAATAAAAATTAGGTAAACTATTATCAAGCTGGTCTAACTGTTGCTCTGATAATTCATGTAAACTGCCTTTAAATAAAGCTTCGCTAACAATTTGTGCTGTTTTTAATCCTGCTGCTTGATGAACAAATAAAGTTACTTCTTCTGCTAGTTTTTTTTGTGCAATGCGTTGTGCTGGTTCATTTTGGTGAGCTGCTTCAAGAACAATAATTTCTTTTTCAGATAACATTGTTAAATAACGTAATAATTTCCCTGCTTCTTGGTCATCTTGGTTATAAAAGAATTGATAAAATTCATAAGGTGATGTTTTTTTTGAATCTAATCAAACTGCCCCTGATTCTGTTTTTCCAAATTTGGAACCATCAGCTTTTGTTAATAAATTCATTGTCAAACCACAAGCTAAATTATCTTCTCCAATTTGTTTATAAATATAATCTGTTCCCGAAGTAATATTTCCTCATTGATCACTACCACCAGTTTGAACAGCACAATCATAATTAATATATAATTGATAAAAGTCATAAGCCTGCAATAATGTGTAAGCAAATTCAGTATATGATAAACCAACTTCAATTCTAGTTGCAATATTTTCTTTTGCTAATAAATAACTAATATTAAAATCTTTACCAACATTTCGCAAAAAATTAATCAAGGTCATTTTTTGCAATCATTCAGCATTATTAACCATTTTAACTTTTGTTCCAATTAATTGTTGCATTTGATTACTAATGGTTTCCACATTATGTTTAATTGTTTTATCATCTAGCAATACCCGTTCTGCTTTTTTCCCGCTAGGATCACAAATCATTCCTGTCCCGCCACCAATAATAGAAATTGGTTGAAATCCAAACATTTCAAAACGTTTTAATAACATAATTTGAATTAAATGACCAACATGTAATGAATCACCAGTTGGATCAAAACCACAATAAACTCCTTTTTTTAATTCTTGCGCTTTTAATAATTTTGCTTCATTAGTTACTTGTTTTAATAGTCCTCTTCATCTTAATTCTTCTAAAATATTTTTTACCATAATTTATCTCCTTTGCTATTTAAAAAACTCTAAATTATTAGAGTTATTTATTATCTACTTTTGAATCTTTTTTAATTGGGCCAGACTTTCCTTCTTCAATAATTTTTTCAGAAATTGATGCTGATGTTTTTTTCAAATCTTCAGTTACCTTAATTCCAGCGTCAATTGCTGAAACTGTTATTTTTGCTAAATCTTTTGCCGCTGCGCGCACATTAGGCGATTTTGCTGCTGCTTTAATTAATTTAACTGCACCATTATCAATTTTCTTTAATGTCTTATAAGCCATTTCTTTTGTTGAAGCAGAATCTAAAATTTCAACTGCACCTTTGACATTTTTAATGTGCAATTCAATATCAGATGCAACTTAATCTGATTCTATTTCTTGCGATTTTTTTCATACAATCTCAATTTTATTAACCATTTTTTTAAGTTGTGGATTATATTTTTTAACTAAATTAATGAAATCTTGTCGTAATTCTGAACCTTTTTTCGGAGCAATTAACATTCCTACTACCATCACTGCCAATGTTTTAACAAATTTAAATGCCATAATTATTCCTTCTCATCAGAATTAGCAAAATCTTTTAATTTATCAACAATTCGATAGGCAATGTCTTTATTACGAGCAATAATTTTCACTCATGCTTTAACGTTTCATTTTGCAAAAGCTTCAAAAACATCAATATAATTTGAAACTTTAACAACATTATCAACAGTAGAATTTAACATTTCTGATTTATAAGTTAAGTCTTCAACAAAATAATAAAATTTCTTAGCAGCAATTGCAACTTTTCGCGCAGCAATAATGCCATAACAGCAAAAAACAATTGCTAAACATAATAAAACAATGATTAAAATTGTTTGTGAAATTAATAAATTATCATTTGTTGCTAACATATATATCATTATTTTCCACCCTTTTTCTAATCGTATTAAATATTACTTTTATATTATAACTTATTTTATAATTTATTTTAAATAATATTAGAATAATTCTTTAATTTTGTAGAAAACTCTTGATATTTATAAAATATACCTAAAATTAGGTATATTTTTAATATAAGAGGTGAATAATTAATGGAAAAAATAATTGAAGAATTAATAAATAGTTTAACAGATGATCAATTTTTAGAATTTCATGAAAAAGTCAAAAAAGAAGCAGAATTAATTAAAAAACAAAAACGCTTAAATGAAATTGATCAAAAATTTAGGGATAAAGGTATTAAATGTCCTAATTGTCTCTTACAACTAACAAAAAATAAAAAAAGAACAACTAAGACTGAACCCCAAAAAGTAAGTAAAATAAAAAAAGATTTTGTTAAATTTTTATAGGGGGTGCATTTTTATATGGCAAAAAAAGGACAAAAATATAACAAATATACATCATAATTTAGAACAAAAATAATTGAGGAAATTAAACAAAAAAGTTGTTGAATAGTAAAAAAACAATATAATATAAATGCAAATACAGTAGGATATTGATGAACAAATCATAAAAAAGGAAAATTAAACAATCCTAAAGGACCTAAAATTTCTTTTGTCAAAAGAAATTTAGAATATTATAAAACAAGGTATGAATTATTAAAAAAGATCCATGACTTTTACAATTAAGCAAACTAAGAATAGTCTCTTTTATTAAACAAAATTGTCGTGAATATTCAATAAAATTATTACTAGAAGTAACAGGGTTAAAACGTAGTTATTGAGATAAATATAAAAATTATGACAGTAGCAAAAAAGATAAAAATGGAATGGCAACACTTTTTAGGACACTTTTTATATAGACATTTGTTTTCTAAAAGTAACTGGAGATAAATAATTTAAACTGCCATGAATTCGAATATTGTTATATCAATGCACAAAATCAAAAAGTTCGTATTTTAATTGTGTTAAATTTTTAAATTTTTTACCCTTAATAAATTCAGTTTTAAAAGTTTTGTAAGTTGTTTCAGCCACAGCATTATCATAAGGGCAGCCTTTATTGCTTAATGATCTTTTAATATTAAAAGTTATTAAAATTTCATCAATGATTTTATTTTTAAACTCATTACCACGATCAGTATGAAATAGAGTTATTTGATTTAATGGTCGTGTTATTTTATGAAAAGCTTGTTGGACCAGTTCGGCTGTTTTATTCGGCCCAGCACTATAACCAATTATTTCACGATTAAACAAGTCAATTAATAAACAAATATAATGTCATTTAGTGCCAACTTGAACATATGTTAAATCACTAACAATAACTTCATTAGGTTTTTTGTTGTTAAATTGACGATTTAAAATATTATTAATTTGGTCATTATTGACTGTTGTTTTATGATTATGATATTTTAATTTGGTGTATTTAGAAACCAAATTATTTTTGATCATAAATAATCTGATTTTTCGCCGCGATAAGATGATATCTTTTCTGTTTAAAATAACTTTAATTTTGCGAGCCCCATAAATTTTGCGACTTTTATTAAAGGCACTAATAATTTCTTGTTCATAATTATTAACTTGCTTGTTAATACATTTATTAGTTTGATAATAATACGTTGATTTTGATAAACCAAAAATATTACATATTTTTCTTACTGAATATTTTGTTTTGTTGTTATTAATTATTGTTATTTTTTGGCCATTATCAGTGCGGCTTGCTTTAAAATGTCATTTTCCATTTTCAAGTCTTTAAGTTCTTTTCGTAAAGTTATTATTTCATTTTCTTCTAGTGCGCGATTGTCTTTTGCTTTAAATGAACCAGAATTATTATAATTTTTAACTCAACTATAAATAGTTGGTTTTGGTAAATTATATTCTTGCCCTAGATTAATAACACTTTTACCATTTTTATATAGCATGACAATTTGTTTTTTAAATTCTTCAGAGTATGAAGTTTTATTTCCCATTTTTATATTCCTTCTTTCTTAATAATTTTATCTAATTTTGAAGTCTATATAATTATGGCCCTAATAATTGTAGCCTATCCAAAATTAAATTTACTTATTAATTAAGTAATGCAAAAAAATGCTTAATATTAGGTTTTTAGTAAATTTATTTAATTTGTTTAGTTGTTTTTATTTATATTTTTTTGTAAAATCTCAACTTTTGTAATGCTATCTTATTTACTAAAGATAATGATTTAATTTGTTATAATAAAAAAAGAGAAGGGTCTGGTGAGGTAATGAAAGATGATTTTGTGATTTACAATGAAACAAAGTTTGATATTAAACCATATGAAGATGATTTTAATGCAATTTTCAAAAAAATTAAAACTTTGTTAGCAATAACTGAGCCATTAGAATTATCATTAATTATTGTTGATGCACAAGAACAATTAGAACTTAATCGAAAATATCGTAACAAAGATTATGTCGCTGATGTTATTACCTTTGCTTTAGAAGAAGAAAATAAGATTGATTTATTTCAATTAACCGGACTACGCAGTTTAGGGGATATTTTTATTTGCTATGAAAAAGCCCTTGCTCAAGCTGCTGAATATAACGATTCTCTTCGTCGTGAATTTGCTTTTTTATTTACTCATGGTATGTTACATATTTTAGGTTATGATCATCAAACTCCAGCTGATGAAGAAAAAATGTTTAATTTACAACGAAAAGTATTAAATGATTTACAAATTAATCGAATTCCAATAAAATAAAAACAGAAAGAAGAAAGGGATACATAATGGCAAAAGAGTCACCAGTCAAGAAAAAAATATTTTTTAAATTACGGAATAAATTTTCAAATGCTTTTCGTGGAATTTATACAGCAATTAAATAAGAATCAAGTTTAATTATTCATTTTATTGTGTCATTGGTTGTTATTGGTCTAGGAATTTGATTGCAAAAAATGGTTCCTAACCAGTTTGGCTATGTTCAATGAGCAATTTTATTATTAACCATTGGAATTGTCATTAGTTTTGAGTTAATTAATACAATGGTTGAAAATTTTGTTGATTTATTATCATTTGAATATAATAATTAATAATTAAAGCAAAAAAAATTAAAGATATTTGTGCCGCGGCAACATTAATTAATTCTATTTTGGCAATTGCAATTGGATTATTAATAATATGTTACCACCGTTAGTGGATGTTATTAAGTTATATTTACACATTAGTTAAAAAGGGGGAGTTAATAAAATGCCAACTTATTTTGAAAAGCTAAAATTATTAAGTAAAAAAGCTTATGCACCATATTCAAATTTTCGTGTTAGTGCAATTTGTTTGTTAAAAGATGGTACAGAAGTTATCGGTGTTAATGTTGAAAATGCAGCATATGCTGCTACGATTTGTGCAGAACGGACAGCTTTGGCACAGTTTTATGCGTTAGGTTATCGTAAAACAGATATTATAAAATTTTACTTATATACTGACAGTAAACAAGCAGGTTCTCCTTGCAAAATATGCCGGCAATTTTTATGAGAATTAGTTGATCATCGGATTCCAATTGAAATTTATAATCAAAAAGGTGAATCATATGTTTTAACAATTAAAGATTTACTACCATATGGCTTTACGAAGGAGGATTTACAATAGTATGGTCAAGAAACATAAAGATGAGGAAGATTTTCAGCAAGATTTCGTTACTGACCATAGTTATCGTCTTGTTCCTGATGATCAATTACAAGAATATATCCATAATAATGCTTTTTATATTAAAATATTTTATGTTTTTTATGACAAACGGTTTTTATTAACTCATCATACTTGAAGAAAAAAACTGACAATGATTTAGAAGCATATTGTAAAAAGTATATTATGTATTTAACCAAGCGTTTGCATCTTGATACAATGGCATTAACTTCTGATGAATTAGCACAAAAATGAGATATTCAATAATATGATATTCCTGGTTATGAAGATGTGATGTTAAAAAAAGTGGAATGGCAACACTTTTTAGGACACTTTTTATATGGACATTTGTTTTCTAAAAGTAACTGGAGATAAATAATTTAAACTGCCATGAATTCGAATATTGTTATATCAATGCACAAAATCAAAAAGTTCGTATTTTAATTGTGTTAAATTTTTAAATTTTTTACCCTTAATAAATTCAGTTTTAAAAGTTTTGTAAGTTGTTTCAGCCACAGCATTATCATAAGGGCAGCCTTTATTGCTTAATGATCTTTTAATATTAAAAGTTATTAAAATTTCATCAATGATTTTATTTTTAAACTCATTACCACAATCAGTATGAAATAGAGTTATTTGATTTAATGGTCGTGTTATTTTTTGAAAAGCTTGTTGGACCAGTTCGGTTGTTTTATTCGGCCCAGCACTATAACCAATTATTTCACGATTAAACAAGTAAATTAATAAACAAATATAATGTCATTTAGCGCCAACTTGAACATATGTTAAATCACTAACAATAACTTCATTAGGTTTTTTGTTGTTAAATTGACGATTTAAAATATTATTAATTTGGTCATTATTGACTGTTGTTTTATGATTATGATATTTTAATTTGGTGTATTTAGAAACCAAATTATTTTTGATCATAAATAATCTGATTTTTCGCCGCGATAAGATGATATCTTTTCTGTTTAAAATAACTTTAATTTTGCGAGCCCCATAAATTTTGCGACTTTTATTAAAGGCACTGATAACTTCTTGTTCATAATTATTAACTTGCTTGTTAATACATTTATTAGTTTGATAATAATACGTTGATTTTGATAAACCCAAAATCTTACATATTTTTCTTACTGAATATTTTGTTTTGTTGTTATTAATTATTGTTATTTTTTGGCCATTATAAGTGCGGCTTGCTTTAAAATGTCATTTTCCATTTTCAAGTCTTTAAGTTCTTTTCGTAAAGTTATTATTTCATTTTCTTCTAGTGCGCGATTGTCTTTTGCTTTAAATGAAACAGAATTATTATAATTTTTAACTCAACTATAAATAGTTGGTTTTGGTAAATTATATTCTTGTCCTAGATTAATAACACTTTTACCATTTTTATATAGCATGACAATTTGTTTTTTAAATTCTTCAGAGTATGAAGTTTTATTTCCCATTTTTATATTCCTTCTTTCTTAATAATTTTATCTAATTTTGAAGTCTATATAATTATGGTCCTAATAATTGTAGCCTATCCATTATTTGGTATTAAAAACCAATATACAAATCCTTCACCAATAACCTCATATAAAATAGAAAAAGAATATGAACTAAGATGAAATAATTTAAAAATTTTTTCTTTGTCTAAACTTTGTCAATTATTAAAATTAATAATTTTACTTATTAAAAAATCTTTTAGTTTATTACTTATACTTATATGCATATTATCTTTTAAAAAATGATCTAACATATGTCCTAATTCATGAAAGAAAACTCTAAAAGGATCAAGAACAGAAGAATAACCATTATAAAATGAGTGATTTCCCATAGCATTATAATAACATTGTAATGTTTGTGCATGAATCTGAATATGATGGTAAAAATGACCATATCCATCTGCATCAAGAACTTGAGCAATATCAATTCATTTTAATACATTATGAACATTATTTTTTCCTCAACTACTAGCTGTAATTTTATAAAATCTTACCATTAATTGTTTTAATTTATTAATATATGTCGGATAATAATTATTAATTAAATTTGTTAAAGATGATTTAGTTTTTGGATTTAAAAAATTTGATAATTCTTCATATGAATTAAATTATGGTTTTTCATAAAATGGTAAGTTAGGATATTCAGCATGACTTAAAAAAGCATTTGTTAAATTTTTTTCAAGATCTGTTGCTGGATGGTTACTAATTCATAAGCCATTATAGCCACGTTGTTGCATTCAAGTTTGATTTGGAACATATTGTTGATTTAAATTAATTCTTTAATTTTGTAGAAAACTCTTGATATTTATAAAATATACCTAAAATTAGGTATATTTTTAATATAAGAGGTGAATAATTAATGGAAAAAATAATTGAAGAATTAATAAATAGTTTAACAGATGATCAATTTTTAGAATTTCATGAAAAAGTCAAAAAAGAAGCAGAATTAATTAAAAAACAAAAACGCTTAAATAAAATTGATCAAAAATTTAGGGATAAAGGTATTAAATGTCCTAATTGTCAATCTTTTTATTGTGTTAAAAATCGTAATAATCCTGAAGGAAAACAAAAATATTTATGCAAAAAATGTCGTGCTAGTTTTGATGCTTTTCGTGATCATTTTACGTATTGAAGTCATTTAAATTATGAACAGTGAAATTTATTGATTCAAATTTCATTATTAGGCCAATCTAGTAAAATGATTTCCCACTTTATTAAAACATTACCGAAAACCGCTTGATATAATCGCCAAAAAATAATGAAATCAAAACAATTAGAAAACACCCAATTAAAATTTAAAAAGTTAAATGGCCAAATTCAAATCGATGAAACATTTATTAAAGAAATCCACAAAGGTATGGATAGGCTACAATTATTAGGACCATAATTATATAGACTTCAAAATTAGATAAAATTATTAAGAAATAAGGAATATAAAAATGGGAAATAAAACTTCATACTCTGAAGAATTTAAAAAACAAATTGTCATGCTATATAAAAATGGTAAAAGTGTTATTAATCTAGGGCAAGAATATAATTTACCAAAACCAACTATTTATAGTTGAGTTAAAAATTATAATAATTCTGGTTCATTTAAAGCAAAAGACAATCGCACACTAGAATAAAATGAAATAATAACTTTACGAAAAGAACTTAAAGACTTGAAAATGGGAAATGACATTTTAAAGCAAGCCGCACTGATAATGGCCAAAAAATAACAATAATTAATAACAACAAAACAAAATATTCAGTAAGAAAAATATGTAAGATTTTGGGTTTATCAAAATCAACGTATTATTATCAAACTAATAAATGTATTAACAAGCAAGTTAATAATTATGAACAAGAAATTATCAGTGCCTTTAATAAAAGTCGCAAAATTTATGGGGCTCGCAAAATTAAAGTTATTTTAAATAGAAAAGATATCATCTTATCGCGGCGAAAAATCAGATTCTTTATGATCAAAAATAATTTGGTTTCTAAATACACCAAATTAAAATATCATAATCATAAAACAACAGTCAATAATGACCAAATTAATAATATTTTAAATCGTCAATTTAACAACAAAAAACCTAATGAAGTTATTGTTAGTGATTTAACATATGTTCAAGTTGGCGCTAAATGACATTATATTTGTTTATTAATTGACTTGTTTAATCGTGAAATAATTGGTTATAGTGCTGGGCCGAATAAAACAGCCGAACTGGTCCAACAAGCTTTTCATAAAATAACACGACCATTAAATCAAATAACTCTATTTCATACTGATCGTGGTAATGAGTTTAAAAATAAAATCATTGATGAAATTTTAATAACTTTTAATATTAAAAGATCATTAAGCAATAAAGGCTGCCCTTATGATAATGCTGTGGCTGAAACAACTTACAAAACTTTTAAAACTGAATTTATTAAGGGTAAAAAATTTAAAAATTTAACACAATTAAAATAAGAACTTTTTGATTTTGTGCATTGATATAACAATATTCGAATTCATGGCAGTTTAAATTATTTATCTCCAGTTACTTTTAGAAAACAAATGTCTATATAAAAAGTGTCCTAAAAAGTGTTGCCATTCCAGTAATTTTAAAGATAAATTTGATAAAAGAAAAATTCATCTTGATTCATTTTCAACCAACAATAAATGTTGTATTCAAATGGCTGTTGATAGCAATAATAATATTTATGTTAAATCAACCAACACAAAACGATTACAAAAACAGTGAATTATTGAAAATATTAATAAACAATTAATCAAAGAAAATTCAATTATTATTTCTGACATACAACCATTATATTTATTAGTAGCAAAACAAACAAATTCTATTTTATTAGCAACTAAAACTAGTACAAATCCTGATGCTAGTTATCGGAAGTTAAATAAAATTAGTAAATTACAATCAAATCTTAAAGAATCCTTAATTCATTATCATGGCTTAGGTTTCACGAACATTCAAAATTATTTAAATCACTGAAAATTAAAATACCAGCATAAAGGTTTAACGCCAAACCAACAATCATCGGTATTATATTTTAACGTATAAAAAAGTTAAATAACAATATTAAAAGTTTATATAATTTTCTTTTAAAGTTATCATATTGATGATTTTTTTATTTCATCAATAGTTTTCTACAAAATTAAAAAATTAATTTGATTTAACACTGATTTATAAATAAGATAATTAAGAGTAACTGAACCTCGGTAAATCTTAAAATCATTAGAAATAATTGTAGCCGTAGTAGCCATAATATTATTTTTAATTTTAATTTTATTAATATTTAATGCTGGGAACTTTTGTTTCAATGTAGTTTTAATTTGCTCTTCTGTTGGAAGATGGTAACCATTAGTTTTAATTGCTTGTAAATTTGGGTTACTAATAATTGTATTTAGTACTATTATTTTTTGGTTTAAATAAGTATGATATAGCAGATATAAAATAATGCTTAATAAAAATCCTGCGATAAAAATTAATACTATGTTAGTTGTATAAATTATTTTTTTTGTTTTTTCATTACTATTACTACCTTTACTATTTAATATTTTTCAAAATTCATTATATAGTTATCATGATCTAAAATAATATAAACAAAAATAAATTTAACATTTATCAAATTATTTGTAATTTATTATTATAATTTTACAAATAATTTGATAAAGATAAAATTTTAGTTTTTAAAATTTAATACGGACATCAATATATTAAAAAATAGCAAACCATTTTAATTTATGCAATGCTACAATCAGGTCAGACTATGAGAAAAGTTTTGTTTGTTTTTGCTTGTATTTTAAATTAACAAATTATTGTTTATTAATAAAGAAAGCGAGGTAAATATTAAATGAAAAAAATATTAGCTTTATTAACTAGTTTATCAGTAAATAATATATTTGTTGCTTCTATTGTGAGTTGTACATTTTGTTCAAATAGTTCAGAAGAAGCAAATTTACCAAATGAAAATATTGATGCTAAACCTAATGAGGATTCTCAAGATGTGAAAGTATCAATAGATGATGAAACAAAACCATATTATGAATATACAATGTTATAAACTGGTAGTGGTTTATTTCAATTTATAAAAAAGGTGATACAGCAAT
Proteins encoded:
- a CDS encoding IS1/IS1595 family N-terminal zinc-binding domain-containing protein, whose translation is MEKIIEELINSLTDDQFLEFHEKVKKEAELIKKQKRLNKIDQKFRDKGIKCPNCQSFYCVKNRNNPEGKQKYLCKKCRASFDAFRDHFTYWSHLNYEQWNLLIQISLLGQSSKMISHFIKTLPKTAWYNRQKIMKSKQLENTQLKFKKLNGQIQIDETFIKEIHKGMDRLQLLGP
- a CDS encoding YtxH domain-containing protein, which encodes MAFKFVKTLAVMVVGMLIAPKKGSELRQDFINLVKKYNPQLKKMVNKIEIVWKKSQEIESD
- the cdd gene encoding cytidine deaminase, coding for MPTYFEKLKLLSKKAYAPYSNFRVSAICLLKDGTEVIGVNVENAAYAATICAERTALAQFYALGYRKTDIIKFYLYTDSKQAGSPCKICRQFLWELVDHRIPIEIYNQKGESYVLTIKDLLPYGFTKEDLQ
- the tyrS gene encoding tyrosine--tRNA ligase, whose protein sequence is MVKNILEELRWRGLLKQVTNEAKLLKAQELKKGVYCGFDPTGDSLHVGHLIQIMLLKRFEMFGFQPISIIGGGTGMICDPSGKKAERVLLDDKTIKHNVETISNQMQQLIGTKVKMVNNAEWLQKMTLINFLRNVGKDFNISYLLAKENIATRIEVGLSYTEFAYTLLQAYDFYQLYINYDCAVQTGGSDQWGNITSGTDYIYKQIGEDNLACGLTMNLLTKADGSKFGKTESGAVWLDSKKTSPYEFYQFFYNQDDQEAGKLLRYLTMLSEKEIIVLEAAHQNEPAQRIAQKKLAEEVTLFVHQAAGLKTAQIVSEALFKGSLHELSEQQLDQLDNSLPNFYLTNLNLPLLDLLVQAKIVSSKREGREFLEQGAITINGQIVKEETLLVAKDKFLFDKYLIIRRGKRKYHLIYLTTNKK
- a CDS encoding diacylglycerol kinase family protein, which gives rise to MQKMVPNQFGYVQWAILLLTIGIVISFELINTMVENFVDLLSFEYNN
- a CDS encoding IS3 family transposase (programmed frameshift) → MGNKTSYSEEFKKQIVMLYKNGKSVINLGQEYNLPKPTIYSWVKNYNNSVSFKAKDNRALEENEIITLRKELKDLKMENDIFKASRTYNGQKITIINNNKTKYSVRKICKILGLSKSTYYYQTNKCINKQVNNYEQEVISAFNKSRKIYGARKIKVILNRKDIILSRRKIRLFMIKNNLVSKYTKLKYHNHKTTVNNDQINNILNRQFNNKKPNEVIVSDLTYVQVGAKWHYICLLIYLFNREIIGYSAGPNKTTELVQQAFQKITRPLNQITLFHTDCGNEFKNKIIDEILITFNIKRSLSNKGCPYDNAVAETTYKTFKTEFIKGKKFKNLTQLKYELFDFVHWYNNIRIHGSLNYLSPVTFRKQMSI
- a CDS encoding IS3 family transposase (programmed frameshift), with the translated sequence MGNKTSYSEEFKKQIVMLYKNGKSVINLGQEYNLPKPTIYSWVKNYNNSGSFKAKDNRALEENEIITLRKELKDLKMENDIFKASRTDNGQKITIINNNKTKYSVRKICNIFGLSKSTYYYQTNKCINKQVNNYEQEIISAFNKSRKIYGARKIKVILNRKDIILSRRKIRLFMIKNNLVSKYTKLKYHNHKTTVNNDQINNILNRQFNNKKPNEVIVSDLTYVQVGTKWHYICLLIDLFNREIIGYSAGPNKTAELVQQAFHKITRPLNQITLFHTDRGNEFKNKIIDEILITFNIKRSLSNKGCPYDNAVAETTYKTFKTEFIKGKKFKNLTQLKYELFDFVHWYNNIRIHGSLNYLSPVTFRKQMSI
- the ybeY gene encoding rRNA maturation RNase YbeY, encoding MKDDFVIYNETKFDIKPYEDDFNAIFKKIKTLLAITEPLELSLIIVDAQEQLELNRKYRNKDYVADVITFALEEENKIDLFQLTGLRSLGDIFICYEKALAQAAEYNDSLRREFAFLFTHGMLHILGYDHQTPADEEKMFNLQRKVLNDLQINRIPIK
- a CDS encoding IS1/IS1595 family N-terminal zinc-binding domain-containing protein codes for the protein MIKKQKRLNEIDQKFRDKGIKCPNCQSFYCVKNGHNPEWKQKYLCKKCRASFDSFRDWNGNTF